The DNA sequence GCCTTATTCGGCATCAACCAGCTTTTCCTTTACAGCACAACTGTCACCTATATTGTCGCTGCCGTCTTTATTATTCTCGGCGGAATCAATGTCTGGGCAGGTTTTAAAGCCTACCAGCATTATCTTCCTTATGCCGCTAAGGAAGCAGAAGATCTCCGCAAACAGCAAAATTAAAGCCTTTTTCAAAAAGCCGTTCCTTATGGAAGCGGCTTTTATTTATGGCTTGGTTCAAGATGCGGAAGCTGCCTAATGGGCAAGCCGCCTCCGCTTTTATCATTTATAGTTATTCCTCTTCGGTCTTGGAAAACAGTCCAGTTCCGGGCGCTAGCCCCTCGAGTCATAAGCTAATCAGGCCAGAAGGTTAAAGAACAACCTTCCACCCTTCTTGTCTTATGCTGGGCCCACAGGATGTGGGTCATGCAGGCGTTGCCACAGGACGTGGCGTTCTTAGCCTGCGTTCTTTAATATAGCAAAGCTTTTCTGCATTTCTTAATGCCGGTCAATGAGCTGGCACATCATCATGGCTTTTCCTACGAGAATGCCTTCACTGAAAACTTCGACGTCTACTTTGCCGAATTTGCGACCGGCTTCAAGTATTTTTGGAACGATTTCGAGTACGCTGTCGATCTGGACAGGCTTCAGGAAGTAGATAGTCATATTCTCAACAACAAGATCCCCTTTTTTATAGCTTCTCAGGACTCTGTTGGCTGCTTCGGTGACAATGGTTGTGAACACGCCGTAAGAGATTGTGCCGAGGGGATTGGTCATCTGGGGGCTGACCTCGCAGCGGTATACATCTTCTCCCCTCGCCTTTCCGCGCGACAGGACCAGCTGGCTTGTTACAGTATCATCAATTGTCTCTCCCACCTGCGGCTGCCTCTGGATCATCTGCAGCGCCTTGAGTACATCCTGCCTGCTGATGATCCCCTGGAGCCGATTGGCTTCATCGGCAACTGGAAGAACCTCGATGCCTTCCCAGACCATCATATGGGCGGCTGATGCTACACTTGTCTTCCCGTTTACAGTCATCGGGCTTTTGGTCATCAGCTTATCGATAGCTGATTCCGGAGCATGTCCCATTATATCCTTTGAAGTGATCATGCCCTGTATTTTCATATTCTGATCCACGACAGGGAAGCGGCTGTGAAGGGTTTCCCTGTTGCGGCCATGCCATTCTGAAACAGTTTCAGAGGAATAAAGGAACACCGTTTCCTGCAGTGGGGTCAAAATATCCTCTACCATGACAATCTCTTTTTTGATCAGCTGATCATAGATGGCCCTGTTGATCATCGTGGCAACAGTAAACGTATCATAGCTAGTCGAGATGATCGGCAGCTGAAGGTCATCTGCCAGCTTTTTGACCTCATCATCCGTATCGAATCCGCCTGTAATCAGGACCGCCGCCTCTGCTTTAAGTGCAAGCTCATGGGCGCGTGTCCTGTTTCCTATGATCAGCAGGTTCCCGGCGCCTGTATAGCGCATCATGGCTTCCAGCTTCATGGCGCCGATCACGAATTTATTAAGGGTTTTATGGAGGCCGTCGCGGCCTCCAAGGACAGTCCCATCTACAATGTTGACCACTTCAGCGAATGTCAGCTTTTCAATATTCTCTTTTTTCTTCCTTTCGATCCTGATGGTGCCGACTCTTTCAATCGTGCTAACATATCCTTTATTTTCAGCATCCTTGATTGCACGGTAAGCCGTTCCCTCACTGACCGACAAGGCCTTTGCTATCTGCCTGACAGATATTTTCTCGCCGATCGGAAGCTCATCTATATATTGCAGAATTTGTTCATGCTTAGTAGCCAAAACCTTCACCCTTTATTTAAAATTGCTGTTCGTCTTGTAAATTTTTCTTATTTTATTATAAGGTGAATTCCCGGCCGATTCAATTTACGATTGATGTTATAACACATATCCGCAGGACAGGAGCCCTCAGGTTATTTGCTGAAGCTCCTGGCCGGCCTCTTTTTCCTTCTGGCTGCTGCTCCCGCAGAAAGCCTTGCCTTCGCTTTGGCCTGCGAAAACAGCAGGCCGGATAGATTGCCGGCCACCACAAACAGGGCCAGCAGCAGCCAGGCCCCGGCAAAGATGCCTTCCGCCCCCGGGCTTTCAATCGACAGCTTGGGGACCGCATAGTACAGCATCATCCCGCACAGCAGGATACACAGTAAATACCGATTGTTTTTCATTGCAACTCCTCCTTTTTCTATTTTATATCTATGCGGACATGCCTGAAAAAGACCTTTAGATAAGGAGGGGGCGGCTGCAGAAAAAAAGAAGTGCAGCCGCAGCTGCACTTATAGTTCGATGGACTCCCCTGCTTCAAGCACCTTGCCTTTGCCTGAAGGAAGCATTTCAATAAATTTCTGCGGATCCTGTTTGATCGGGGGGAAAGTATTAAAATGGATCGGTACTGTCACCCCTGCCTTCAGCAGCTCAGCTGCATATGCGGCATCTTCAGGCCCCATTGTGAAGTTATCGCCAATCGGCAGGAATGCAACATCAATCGGATGGCGCTCGCCGATCAGCTTCATATCTGAAAATAATGCCGTATCTCCTGCATGATAAACCGTTTTTCCCTCAGCCGTGAAAAGGA is a window from the Bacillus infantis NRRL B-14911 genome containing:
- a CDS encoding YtpI family protein → MPVLVILIVISIAFYVFYKIKTVRSRRPAEKKWLSAKSSIALGLFVALFGINQLFLYSTTVTYIVAAVFIILGGINVWAGFKAYQHYLPYAAKEAEDLRKQQN
- a CDS encoding CBS domain-containing protein, which produces MATKHEQILQYIDELPIGEKISVRQIAKALSVSEGTAYRAIKDAENKGYVSTIERVGTIRIERKKKENIEKLTFAEVVNIVDGTVLGGRDGLHKTLNKFVIGAMKLEAMMRYTGAGNLLIIGNRTRAHELALKAEAAVLITGGFDTDDEVKKLADDLQLPIISTSYDTFTVATMINRAIYDQLIKKEIVMVEDILTPLQETVFLYSSETVSEWHGRNRETLHSRFPVVDQNMKIQGMITSKDIMGHAPESAIDKLMTKSPMTVNGKTSVASAAHMMVWEGIEVLPVADEANRLQGIISRQDVLKALQMIQRQPQVGETIDDTVTSQLVLSRGKARGEDVYRCEVSPQMTNPLGTISYGVFTTIVTEAANRVLRSYKKGDLVVENMTIYFLKPVQIDSVLEIVPKILEAGRKFGKVDVEVFSEGILVGKAMMMCQLIDRH